CCTTTACGCTTCCGTTTCGCGGTTCTTCCTTTCCCGTTCCCTCGAATAGTGCCTTAAAAAAAAATAATTCATCATTTCCGAAATCCAAAAATCAGGCTTACTCGTTCGTATGGTTGTCTTGCAAGAAGCACCCTTTTCAATTCACCCATTTTACAACTAATCTTTTCTCATGGAAGAATTAACGAGTACCTCTACCCCCAAGAAAGGTTCGAGTGTAGCCGCCATTCCATCGGTCGAGCGCCGGATGTTTCTGCGAGCTCTGGGCTTAACAACCGTTTCGGCTTCGGCTTTTCTGGCAGCCTGCCAAAATTCAATAAACGACGTAGCTCCTAAAATTTCTGGCGCCCGGATTTCAGCTGAAGGGGTTAGTTTCGGGGAAGGCGATTTTGCCATTCTGAACTACGCTTATGCCCTGGAGCAACTGGAAACCGCTTTCTACATGGCCGTTATTGAGAAAAAAACGTTCCCGGCGGGCAGTAAAGAAGAAATGGTTTTCAAAGATATTCACGATCATGAACTCGTACACCGGGAGTTTTTCAAGCTAGCGCTGGGCTCTAACGCCATTGGTGATCTGGAATTCGACGTGAGCAGCATCGATTTCAGCAACCGCCGGGAAGTTTTGAACACCGCCCGGGTTCTGGAAGATACGGGAGTTGCTGCCTATAACGGAGCCGGACCGCTGCTGAGCAATTCAACGTTCCTGACGCTGGCCGGCAAGATTGTGTCCGTAGAAGCTCGTCACGCTGCCCTGATCAGTACCATCCTGCAACCCAACGGCGCGTTGTTTGCTGGTGATTACGTGGTGGACAACAACGGTTTGGAAAGACCGCTGACGATCTCCGAAGTACTGGGCAGAGCCGGTAAGTACATCAAAACTCCCATCAACCCGGCCTCCCTACTGGCGCTGGAATCATCCAAATCATAACCCAACGAACGATCATGAATCTCTTCGGAATATTCTCACAAATTGAAAAAGTTGATGCGGAAGCGGGTGAAAAAATGGATTTTGCCCGCCGGAAAATGCTGAAAACCGCAACGGTTGCGGCTGCTGCTACGCCCGCATTTTTTGTCGGAATGGTTAACAAAGCGTTTGCGGCAGAAGGCTGCGCCGGTGATGCGGTGGCTATCCTGAAATACGCCCTGACGCTGGAATACCTCGAGCGTGATTTCTACCGGGCTGCTCAGTTCAAGGCGGGTTTGTTGCCCGTCGGAACCCGGGCGTACGTGGTGCAAATTGCCAAACACGAAGCGCAGCACGTTGACCTCCTGGAAGGCGTACTGGGTCTGAAAAAGAACGAGTTGCAGCCGAAGTACAACATGACTACCCTTAACGCTGCGCTGGCCGATTACGAAACCTTCCTGACGTATGCACAGGCGCTGGAGGATACCGGGGTTCGGGCTTACAAAGGACAGGCTGCGTGTCTGCTGGAAGAAGGATCGGCTACTGCGAAAGTGGCTCTGCCGGTAGCCCTGCGGATTCACTCGGTGGAAGCACGGCACGCGGCTGCCGTTCGTTACATGCGGGGATTGCGGGTATGGGCTTCCAGCGGTGAAAACGGAACGGAAGCAGATCCGAAGGTTTATGCCAACGAAGACATGGGCCATCAGGGTGGTGCCGATCTGGAAGGCTACTTCAACACCCCGGAAAATAAAATGAAATTGTACACGCCGGATATGTCGAAGCGGGCGGTTTACGAATCGTTTGACGAGCCACTGACCAAGGACGAAGTACTGGCTATTGCCGGTCCGTTCTTCGCACCAACGATGTGATACAACCAATTGAGAAGTACCAAAAAAGACCGGCGTGCGCCGGTCTTTTTGGTTTCATTCGTTTTACAAGGTGACGGTCTGCTGCCCTTCTTTCAACGCCACGGTTTTGCCGTGCCATTTCAGGGTTCCGGTCAAACCGTCGGGTAACGTAATGACTCCTTTCAAACCGCCGGTCGGGGTTTTGTCAAACCGCACGGTAATGTCACCCGCCGGATGCGGCATCGTTCCTTCCGCAAATTGCAACGCACCCAGGTACGGTGTAATGACGACGGACTGAAAACCGGGTGAGGCCGGATTGATTCCGCAAACCGTCGACAAAAATTCGTAATTCGGGGCCGCACTCCACGCGTGGCAGTCGGAGCGGGTAGGCTCCGGGTTTTCGGCAAACGTCGTTAAACCCAGGGCCAGCATGTCGTGCCACGGTTTGAGCGTTGGTAGGAACTGATCCGCCATGCCGGTTTTTTTCAGCGCCTGAAACAGGTAAAACTTGAAATAGAATGTCGCCTGAGTCAGATTCGGATCAGCCATGACTTTCTGCATCAGGGCTTTCTGCTGCGCCACCGGCACGGCGTCGGTCAGGATGGCCCAGATGTTGGCGTGCTGACTGAAACTGGTTTTATCGGGTGTGTCGGCCACCAGCCCCCGGCCCGCGTCCCAGCAATTGTTATATACATTTTTGGCCAGCCGGATGCCCATCAGACGGTAATGTTCGGCCTGCTGGTTTTTGCCGTAATGGTAAAACACCTGCGAAATTCGCTGCATGGTATAAGCCTGTTGCAGCGTCAGAATGGCCGAGCCGCCTTTCCGGGCGCCCTTCGGTACTCCGCCCATGCCTTCGTCCGGGGCGTCCCACTTCGCCCAGTCCACAAAATTCCACCATTGAAGCGGACCGTTCAGGCCGTTGTCGGCCAGTCGTTTTTCGTGCCAGTCAAGCACGGTTGTAATGCCGGGTAGCATGGATTCAACAAATTTGTCGTCTTTCCGGTGCATCCAGTAATCGTAAATCATGGTGACCCAGTACAACGAAAACGGCGGAATCACCTGAAAATCGGCACTCGGGTAACGGCTCTGCGTTAGGCCGTCGTTGAACCGGCTGTGGTCGTAATCCAGGATGGCTTTCCGCATCAGCCGGTCGTCACCCGTCATGTAGAGGGAAATCAGCGACTGGATGCGGGTGTCGCCGGTGTACTGCAATTGTTCGTAGTAGGGGCAATCGTAATACGTTTCACCCGCGCAGAGCCGGGCCGTCCGCCAACCCACGTTCCAAATATCTTTTAAACTTTCGTCGCTGCTGGTAAACCGGGCTTTTTCCTGAAACGGGTAGCCGGTAAAATGACCCATCAGATCGTGAATTTCGACGGGGTCGCCTTTGGTTTCAATGGTGATTTGCAGGTAGCGATACGTCCGGAACAGGAGCGGGCGGAAGGTGCGTTTCTGCTTGCTGCCGTCGCCAACGAATTGATCTTCAAAGCCAATGAGTTGTTTGCCGTTCACCTGATCGCGGTTGCCTTTCTGCCGGTTGTCGTCCACCAGTGCCTCCGCGTACGCCAGCGTAATGACGGCATCTTTGCCCCGGCTGATGGTCAGTTCCGGGAAGGCGTTGGTCAGATGCCCCTGGTCGCAGAGGATCACGGCTTTGTGGTTGCGGTGAACGGCGAACGAGTTTTTTCCCTGTAAAAAATCGTCGGCTACGTCCACCCCCTCCGCCCGGCGGACCGTCGCCAGCCGTTGCGGTATTTCTTCCATCAGCGGAATGGTGCGCGGCACCAGGTTCCAGTTGCCGTCGGTACCCAGACCGCGCGGTTTGGCGGCCCAGCCTACCGGTTTAGCCGCTGACCAACCGGCATCGTCGAAAGCCGGTTCCTGCCAGCCCCAGGGGTATTTGGCCCCCTCTACCCGGTCGCCCGCACCGACAACAATGTAGGTGCGTAGTTTCGGAATGTCGTTGATAACGGGCGAATAGGCCGGATTCTGGTAAACTTTCCAGGTGTTGTTGGTATTGACGACCTGTTCGGCGTCGCCATCGCCCTGCACGATGAACCCGAACTGGTAGTGCATTTGATAAAAGGGAGCGTATTCGGCCATGTAAGTCACCACGGCCGCCAGCGTATTTTTGCCGCTGGTCAGGTACGGCGCAAGATCGACGGTTTCATAATTCCAGTTCTGCAGATCGCTGCGGGCCGGGCCGGACACCACGGCTTTTCCGTTGACGAACAGTTGATAGCGGTTATCACCCGAAACGTTGATAACGAAGCGGCTGGGCTTTTGGGCCAGATCAAAATTCTTGCGGAAATGGTAGACGCCGTAGGACCGGATGGGAGCCGTTGGGTGCCCGATCCACTGCGCTTTCCAGAAATCGGTTTGCCAGCGGAGACTCGGGTTAACGGCCAACGGAGCGGGGGTTTGAGCGAAGGAGAGAAAAGTCGAAAAAATAAGGTAAAAAAGCAGCCAGGTTTTCATACAAGCGGGAATCAATCAGAATCTTGCTGCAAGATAATGACAAATCCGCGCTTCTTCGCTTTTGTCCGTTTGAGAAGACGGGTTGCCCGTCATGCCAAAGTCACGGCCTTTCAACGCTCATGCGCAGGCCGTTTATTATCGTTTCTGATTTAATTCGGGTACGATCCTTTTTGGAAATATAGTAAGTCGTGTGGGCGTCGGGAGCAATGTCATCGTTGACGTCAACAACGTAACAGGTAATTCTTTCGCCCTTGGTATCTGTCAACTGCGTTTCGCTAACGCCGATGATGCGGGCAGTGAGCAACCCGCGTCTTCCAAGAGTAACGTCAAAGATCGGAATCGTGGCTTGATAACTGACTTTCAGGGGCAAAAAACGGATTAAGAGCGGGTAGAAACTGGAGCTGACCGTAGGAACTGCTACGGTTTCCCGCTCCGAAGTTTCCCGCATAGTTTTATGATCGTGAACAGACGCATTCATTTCCTGACCGCTGAACGTTAGGTGTATGGTGCGTTGTAGATTGGAAGAAGTGTAATAAACGGGAACGAGTGTTTCCTGAAGAACGACGGTTGTATCGATTTGCGTCGGACCAGAAGCCCCTTTTGAGGTCAGTTCCTGGATAAAAAGGAGCTTGTCTCCCTGATAATTCGGTTGAACAGTCGTCAGGGAGGTGGCCCATTCCCGCTTCGTTGCGCCTTCCCAATAATACCAGACGGCTTTTTGCTTTTCAGCCGGAATTGCAAATGGACCCGCTATGACTTGAATGGATTGTGTTTTAGTCTGCGCTGTTGCCGGTTTTGACAAGAATAGTAACAGAACCAGGCAGAAGCTTAGTTGCTTCATTAGAATGAACTGGTTACAAAACGTGCTTAGATTCGCTCAATCAGCTCGGCCACTTTCCGCACCGGCTTGCCCGTGAGGTGGTCGATGATGGCTTTGGCGTGCTCACGACCGTTTTCGATAAACACTTTTTCGGTGTAAATCCCGGCCATGACGGTACCGCAGACGTACAGACCCGGCACGTTGGTTTCAAAGGTTTCCTTGTCGTACACCGGCACCTGCGTTTCCGGATTCAGTTCTACACCGCATTCTTTCAGTAGCTCAGCGTCGGGAATGTAACCCGTCAGGATCAGGACGAAATCGGCGGGGAGCTCGTTTTCCTCACCGGTCTGCAAATTCGTGAGGCACACTTTTCCGGGTTCGATGCGGGTCACGCAGGTGCTGAACCGGGTGTTAATTTTGCCTTCCTTCACCCGGTTTTTAACGTCCGGAACAAGCCAGTATTTAACGGTTTTTCGGAAGTCGTCGGCCCGGTGAACAATCGTGACGTGGGCGTCGGCGCGGTAAAGTTCCAGAGCCGCTTCGACCGCCGAGTTCGACGCGCCAACGATGACAACGTTCGTGTAGGAGTACTGAAATGGTTCGTCGTAATAGTGCGTGACGTGCGGCAAATCCTCACCCGGAATCTGAAGCGAGCGCGGTTTGTCGAAATAACCCGTCGCCAGAATTACCTTGCGCGACTGGTAGGTTTGTCCGTTGGTCGTAAAAACCGTAAATAACTCTTCGTTCTGATCCCCTTCGTCGCCCGTCGGTGCATACCGCGTTACGTGGTTGACTTCAGTAAACAGTTTGAAATTCAGGTTGAAATAACCCGCTACTTTGCGGTAATACTGGAGAGCTTCGTTCCGGTTGGCTTTAACGCCCGCAATGGGAAATGGAATACCGCCAATCTCAATATTTTCGGCGGTTGAGAAAAACCGCATCATCTTCGGGTACCGCCGAATGGACTCCGTCAGGCTGCCTTTTTCCAGAATCAGGTGACTCAAACCGGCTTTGGAAGCTTCAATTCCTGCGGCCAGTCCACACGGTCCACCACCAATAATTATTACGTCGTACATAGTTGGAAAATCTCGTTAACAGGCTGTATTCGTGCACCAAAATAAGAATACCAAAAGTAACCAAAGAAGTTCTGTCTGGCGGGATATTTTCCCAAAATCACGCGCTGATTGGGCCGGTTTTACCCGAAATTAGGGTGGGTAACCAAAGACGGGCGCGGTTTTTATTTCTTTCTATTTGGCTTAAATTTGACCAGACAGGGGCATCCGACGGGCTGGCCCGTTGCATATTTCAACTCTTTACGGCTAAAAAATGGCGTCCGTTCTCATTCTTTTTGCGCACCCCGCCCTGGAGAAATCCCGGACCAACCGGATTTTGATGGGAGCCTGTCGGTCGGTCGCTTCGTCGGTTCCGTCGGTCACCGTCAATGATCTTTACGAGGAATACCCGGATTTTGACATCGACGTGGACCGGGAGCAGCAGTTGTTGCTCGATCATGAATACATCATTCTACACCATCCGTTTTACTGGTATAGTGCGCCCGCGATGGTGAAACAGTGGGAGGATTTGGTACTCGAACACGGCTGGGCGTACGGTCGGGAGGGCAATGCGCTGGTGGGCAAAAAGATTTTCAATGCCATCACCACCGGCGGTCCCCGGCGTGCCTACGAAGAAACGGGCCTGAACCGCTTTACGGTGCGGCAGTTTCTGGCACCTTTTGACCAGACGGCGCATTTGTGCAAGATGATCTACCTGCCTCCGTTCGTTGTTCACGGCACCCACCGGCTCACGGAAGAGGAAATGCACCAGTACGCCCAGCAATACCAAAGTCTGCTGACCATGCTGGCCACCGAACAGGTCGATGTGGAAGACGCCCGGAAGCGGCTGTATCTGAATGAAATACTTGTTGATTAATCCATTATGAACCAATCCATTCTAATTCAGGCCATTGTTTACCTGGCCTCGGGAGTTGTGTTTGTTCCCATTGCCAAACGGCTGGGGCTGGGGTCGGTGCTGGGGTATTTGCTGGCCGGTGTGGCCATCGGCCCGGCGGTGCTGGGGCTGGTGGGCGATGAAGGACAGGATATCATGCATTTTGCCGAATTCGGCGTCATCATCATGCTGTTTCTGGTGGGGCTGGAACTCGAGCCCGAACGGCTCTGGAAACTCCGCGTTCCGGTGTTGGGGCTGGGCGGGTTACAGGTGCTGCTGACGGCTTTGCTAACCGGCGGTCTGGCACTGGCAGCGGGTTTGCCGTGGCAACCGGCGCTGGCGCTGGGGATGATTCTGGCCATGTCGTCGACCGCCATTGTGCTGCAAACCCTCAACGAAAAAGGGCTGATGCAGACAGCCGCCGGGCAGAATACCTTCGCCGTGCTGCTGTTTCAGGACATTGCCGTTATTCCGATTTTAGCCATAATGCCGCTGCTGGCGACGTATCCGGTTGCTTCCTCAACCGATCACCACGCGCATTTTTCGCTGACCGACGGTTTGCCCGGCTGGTTGCGGCCGTTTGTGGTCGTTGGGGCGGTGCTGGCGCTGGTGTTGATTGGGCGGTATGTGATGGGAACGGTTTTTCGGATCATCGCCCGGACCGGCCTGCGGGAGGTTTTCATTGCCACGGCTCTGCTGATGGTGGCGAGTATCTCGGTATTGATGGAAATGGTGGGGCTGAGTCCGGCGCTCGGGGCTTTTGTTGCGGGGGTGGTGTTGGCCAACAGCGAATACAAACACGAGCTGGAAAGCGACATTGATCCGTTCAAAGGGTTGTTGCTCGGTTTGTTTTTCATTTCCGTCGGGGCCGCCATCAATTTCGATCTGATCATGGAAAACCCCTTGCTGGTCATCGGAATTGTGGTGGCTATCATGGCGGCCAAGGCGCTGGTTCTGGCGGGGTTAGGGAGGACGTTTGGTTTGCCCACAGACCAGAACCTGTTGTTTTCGCTGGGGCTTTGTCAGGTAGGTGAGTTTGCCTTTGTGTTGTTTTCCTTCGCTTCGCAGAACGGTATTCTAGCGCAGAATGTGGTGGACCTCATGACGGCAGTTGTTGCCATCAGCATGGGCCTAACCCCGCTGGTTTTCCTGGCGAACGAAAAGCTGATTCTGCCGCGACTGGGCGCCAAAGAGGACGACAGGAAAGAACCGGATCACATCGAAGAACACAACGCCGTTATTGTGGCCGGTTTTGGCCGGTATGGTAACATTGTCGGGCGGTTTTTGCGGGCCAACAACATCGGTACGACGGTGCTGGATTTTGATTCGGATCGGGTCGATACACTGCGGAAACTGGGCATGAAAGTCTACTACGGCGATGCCTCCCGGTACGATCTGCTCAAATCGGCGGGGGCGGAAAAAGCCCGGTTGATGATTATTGCGCTCGATTCGCCGGAGAAAGTGCTCGATCTGGTCGAAACAGCCAAAAAGCATTTTCCAAACCTGAAACTGCTGGTGCGGGCCGCCGACCGCGAAGATGCCTACGAACTGCTGGATGCGGGCCTCTCCCATGTTTACCGCGAAACGCTCGATAGTTCACTCCGGATGGGCGTCGATGCCATGACGTTGCTGGGCTTCCGAGCCTACCAGTCGCAGCGGGCGGCCCGATTGTTCCGTAAACACGACGAACGGAACCTAACCGAACTGGCCGCCGTTCGGCACGACCGCAAGCAGTATTTCAGCAGCGCCCGCCAGCGCATCCGCGATCTGGAAGAACTGCTCAGTTCCGACACCAACGACCGCTGGCTGAAAGATGTTGACGACGGCTGGGACCCGGAAAGCCTGCGCAACGAAGTCCGGCAGATGAAGCCGTGAGCTGACTAAAAATAAAGGGGGCGTTTTGAGCGCTGGGGCGGCTTTGGCGATTTTTCGGAAGGAACTTATCGCGGCAATTGTTAACTTGCTATAAGAAAAGATAGCCATACCACCTGTGCAACCATTGCCGCTGACATTTGATTTTGCCGAAGAAACCACCTATTTCGCCGACCTCATTCTACCCGTTCCGATCCCAAGGATGTTTACCTACCGCGTGCCGCGCGATATGGTGGAACGGCTGAAAGTGGGCGCGCGGGTGATTGTGCCGTTTGGCAAAAACCGGGTGTATACGGCCGTTGTCGGGCGCATTCATCACCAGCCTCCGAGTAATTACCAGGCCAAATACATCCTCGAACTCCTGGACGAATACCCGCTGGTGACAACCTACCAGCTGGAGTTATTCTCCTGGATGGCTGAGTATTACCTCTGTAACATCGGCGAGGTGCTGAACGTGGCGCTGCCCTCGGGGCTGAAGATTACGAGCCAGTCGAAAGTGCAGTACAACCCGGACTTTGACTACCCCGAACTGCTGACGGAGGGTGAAGGGCGGTTGCTGGATGAACTGAAAAAACATTCGGCCCTGTCGTACGAAGAACTCGGGCGGCTGGTCGGGGAAACCAACGTGCCGACAACGATCAAATCGCTGGTGGGAAAACGGGCGGTGATTGTGTTCGACGAGGTGCGGGAAAAGTACGTGCCGAAAATGGTGCGGAAAGTGCGGCTGACGGAGCGCTACGAAACCCGTGAGCAGGTCCTGGCCCTAATCAATGCACTGGAGAAATCGCCCAAGCAGCAGGAAGTGGTCATGAAATACCTGAGCTACGTGCCGGTGCAGAATAACCCCATCCTGAACCGCAAAGGGCTCGACAAAACCGTCCTGAACCAGGACGATGAAGTCTCGCAGTCTTCGCTGCAAACGCTGATCAAAAATCAGGTTTTCGAAACGTATGAAGTGATCGTGCCGCGTTTTGGCGACGACGATTTGCCGAATGTGGAAGTAAAACTGACGGACGTTCAACAGCGGGCCTGCAACCAGGTGCTCAGCCAGTTTAACGAAAAAGACATTGTTTTGCTGCACGGTATTACCGGAAGCGGGAAAACGGAAGTGTATATCAACCTGATCCAGACGGCCCTGGAAAGTGGTTCGCAGGTCCTTTACCTGCTGCCCGAAATCGCTCTGACAACCCAGATTGTGGTCCGGCTGAAAAAAGTTTTTGGTGACAAACTGGGTATTTATCATTCCAAATTTTCGGATAACGAGCGGGTGGAGGTCTGGAAGGGCATTGTCGACGGACAATACCAGTTTGTGGTGGGCGTGCGCTCGGCGGTTTTTCTGCCGTTCGACAACCTGGGGCTGATTATTGTGGATGAGGAACACGAAACGTCCTACAAACAGCACGATCCGGCTCCGCGCTACCACGCCCGTGATGTGGCGATGATGATTGCCCACTGGCAGAAAGCCAAAGTCCTGCTCGGCTCGGCCACACCGTCCATCGAAAGTTACTACCACGCGCAGCAGGGGCGTTATGGTCTGGTAGAACTGCTGGAACGTTACGGCGACGCCATGCTGCCCGATATCGTACTGGTAAACACCCGCGTTGAACGGCAGCAGAAGAAGATGAAAAACGAGTTTTCGTCCGTCTTGCTGGATCATTTGCAACACAATCTGGAGCGGAAGGAGCAGAGCATTCTGTTCCAGAACCGGCGCGGCTATTCGCCGTACCTGCAATGCGAAGATTGCGAATGGACAAGCCGCTGCCCCAACTGCGACGTGAGCCTGACCTACCACATGCGGGCCGCCGAACTGCGGTGCCACTACTGCGGTCACCACGATCCCGTGCCGAAAAGCTGCCCAGCCTGCGGTTCGTTCAAAGTGCGGACGATCGGTTTTGGAACCGAAAAGCTAGAAGACCAGTTGCAGATTGTGTTTCCGGAAGCCCAGATTCAGCGCATGGACCTGGACACCACGCGGGCCAAAAATGCCTATCAGCAGATCATTTCGGAATTTGAGGGCGGCAACGTCGATATTCTGGTCGGCACGCAGATGATCAGCAAGGGGCTCGATTTCGGGAACGTCAGCCTGGTCGGTATTTTCGACGCCGACCGGATGATTCACTACCCGGAATTTCGGGCCGTGGAGCGGGCGTTTCAGATGATTACCCAGGTGAGCGGCCGGGCCGGACGTCGCGCGGATCGGCGGGGTAAAGTCCTGATTCAGACGACGAATCCGCAGCAGGCCGTGTTGCTCAAAGTGATGGAAAACGATTACAGGGGCTTGTTCGAAGAGGAAATCATCGAGCGGCAAAATTTTAATTACCCGCCTTTCTCGCGGCTTATCAAACTGACGGTTCGGCACGCTGAGCAAAACATCAGTCAGCAGGCGGCCCAACGGCTGGTGGATCAACTGACCGAGAAGCTGGGCGAAGCGCGGGTGCTGGGGCCGGAAGTGCCGCTGGTGGAGCGCATCCGCAACCAGTTTCTGTACACGATTCTGATCAAACTCGAACGCAGCATCAGCCCCAAAGCCGCTAAGGCATTTATTCTGGAGAAAATCAACGAGCTACTGAGTGACAAGGGCCTGAAAGCCGTAACGATCGTAGCGGACGTAGATTGTCTCTGAGGCTCCCCCGCTGCAAGCCCTGGTGAAACAGAAAGAGGCAAACGACCACCTGCAACCGGGTCAAAACCGAATAACAGCTCAGTTTGAAAAGGATCAACGGTTTGTTCTGGAAAACAAGCAGCAACAGGATCTTCAAGGCCATGATCGTCGTGGCGAATGCAGATTGTGGGTTGATTTTCATAAGTCTAGGCGAGCGCTTGTCGAAACAGTTCTTCCCGGTTCCGTAAATTACTCCGATTGACTTCTGAGCCGCAACTTCCGGTGCTGTGCGAACCAAAAGCCCGCAGACTCGTCGGCAGTGAATCGTATTTGGCCAGCGCCATCAGCCAGACCGTACGATCCATGTAGGGAGCCAGCAGCGCCCGGGCGCGGTTCAGGTAGCGGTGTTGGCGCGGCTTCC
This Larkinella insperata DNA region includes the following protein-coding sequences:
- a CDS encoding ferritin-like domain-containing protein; amino-acid sequence: MEELTSTSTPKKGSSVAAIPSVERRMFLRALGLTTVSASAFLAACQNSINDVAPKISGARISAEGVSFGEGDFAILNYAYALEQLETAFYMAVIEKKTFPAGSKEEMVFKDIHDHELVHREFFKLALGSNAIGDLEFDVSSIDFSNRREVLNTARVLEDTGVAAYNGAGPLLSNSTFLTLAGKIVSVEARHAALISTILQPNGALFAGDYVVDNNGLERPLTISEVLGRAGKYIKTPINPASLLALESSKS
- a CDS encoding ferritin-like domain-containing protein, which gives rise to MNLFGIFSQIEKVDAEAGEKMDFARRKMLKTATVAAAATPAFFVGMVNKAFAAEGCAGDAVAILKYALTLEYLERDFYRAAQFKAGLLPVGTRAYVVQIAKHEAQHVDLLEGVLGLKKNELQPKYNMTTLNAALADYETFLTYAQALEDTGVRAYKGQAACLLEEGSATAKVALPVALRIHSVEARHAAAVRYMRGLRVWASSGENGTEADPKVYANEDMGHQGGADLEGYFNTPENKMKLYTPDMSKRAVYESFDEPLTKDEVLAIAGPFFAPTM
- a CDS encoding alpha-L-rhamnosidase-related protein — its product is MKTWLLFYLIFSTFLSFAQTPAPLAVNPSLRWQTDFWKAQWIGHPTAPIRSYGVYHFRKNFDLAQKPSRFVINVSGDNRYQLFVNGKAVVSGPARSDLQNWNYETVDLAPYLTSGKNTLAAVVTYMAEYAPFYQMHYQFGFIVQGDGDAEQVVNTNNTWKVYQNPAYSPVINDIPKLRTYIVVGAGDRVEGAKYPWGWQEPAFDDAGWSAAKPVGWAAKPRGLGTDGNWNLVPRTIPLMEEIPQRLATVRRAEGVDVADDFLQGKNSFAVHRNHKAVILCDQGHLTNAFPELTISRGKDAVITLAYAEALVDDNRQKGNRDQVNGKQLIGFEDQFVGDGSKQKRTFRPLLFRTYRYLQITIETKGDPVEIHDLMGHFTGYPFQEKARFTSSDESLKDIWNVGWRTARLCAGETYYDCPYYEQLQYTGDTRIQSLISLYMTGDDRLMRKAILDYDHSRFNDGLTQSRYPSADFQVIPPFSLYWVTMIYDYWMHRKDDKFVESMLPGITTVLDWHEKRLADNGLNGPLQWWNFVDWAKWDAPDEGMGGVPKGARKGGSAILTLQQAYTMQRISQVFYHYGKNQQAEHYRLMGIRLAKNVYNNCWDAGRGLVADTPDKTSFSQHANIWAILTDAVPVAQQKALMQKVMADPNLTQATFYFKFYLFQALKKTGMADQFLPTLKPWHDMLALGLTTFAENPEPTRSDCHAWSAAPNYEFLSTVCGINPASPGFQSVVITPYLGALQFAEGTMPHPAGDITVRFDKTPTGGLKGVITLPDGLTGTLKWHGKTVALKEGQQTVTL
- a CDS encoding DUF3108 domain-containing protein, with translation MKQLSFCLVLLLFLSKPATAQTKTQSIQVIAGPFAIPAEKQKAVWYYWEGATKREWATSLTTVQPNYQGDKLLFIQELTSKGASGPTQIDTTVVLQETLVPVYYTSSNLQRTIHLTFSGQEMNASVHDHKTMRETSERETVAVPTVSSSFYPLLIRFLPLKVSYQATIPIFDVTLGRRGLLTARIIGVSETQLTDTKGERITCYVVDVNDDIAPDAHTTYYISKKDRTRIKSETIINGLRMSVERP
- a CDS encoding YpdA family putative bacillithiol disulfide reductase produces the protein MYDVIIIGGGPCGLAAGIEASKAGLSHLILEKGSLTESIRRYPKMMRFFSTAENIEIGGIPFPIAGVKANRNEALQYYRKVAGYFNLNFKLFTEVNHVTRYAPTGDEGDQNEELFTVFTTNGQTYQSRKVILATGYFDKPRSLQIPGEDLPHVTHYYDEPFQYSYTNVVIVGASNSAVEAALELYRADAHVTIVHRADDFRKTVKYWLVPDVKNRVKEGKINTRFSTCVTRIEPGKVCLTNLQTGEENELPADFVLILTGYIPDAELLKECGVELNPETQVPVYDKETFETNVPGLYVCGTVMAGIYTEKVFIENGREHAKAIIDHLTGKPVRKVAELIERI
- a CDS encoding NAD(P)H-dependent oxidoreductase; translation: MASVLILFAHPALEKSRTNRILMGACRSVASSVPSVTVNDLYEEYPDFDIDVDREQQLLLDHEYIILHHPFYWYSAPAMVKQWEDLVLEHGWAYGREGNALVGKKIFNAITTGGPRRAYEETGLNRFTVRQFLAPFDQTAHLCKMIYLPPFVVHGTHRLTEEEMHQYAQQYQSLLTMLATEQVDVEDARKRLYLNEILVD
- a CDS encoding monovalent cation:proton antiporter-2 (CPA2) family protein translates to MNQSILIQAIVYLASGVVFVPIAKRLGLGSVLGYLLAGVAIGPAVLGLVGDEGQDIMHFAEFGVIIMLFLVGLELEPERLWKLRVPVLGLGGLQVLLTALLTGGLALAAGLPWQPALALGMILAMSSTAIVLQTLNEKGLMQTAAGQNTFAVLLFQDIAVIPILAIMPLLATYPVASSTDHHAHFSLTDGLPGWLRPFVVVGAVLALVLIGRYVMGTVFRIIARTGLREVFIATALLMVASISVLMEMVGLSPALGAFVAGVVLANSEYKHELESDIDPFKGLLLGLFFISVGAAINFDLIMENPLLVIGIVVAIMAAKALVLAGLGRTFGLPTDQNLLFSLGLCQVGEFAFVLFSFASQNGILAQNVVDLMTAVVAISMGLTPLVFLANEKLILPRLGAKEDDRKEPDHIEEHNAVIVAGFGRYGNIVGRFLRANNIGTTVLDFDSDRVDTLRKLGMKVYYGDASRYDLLKSAGAEKARLMIIALDSPEKVLDLVETAKKHFPNLKLLVRAADREDAYELLDAGLSHVYRETLDSSLRMGVDAMTLLGFRAYQSQRAARLFRKHDERNLTELAAVRHDRKQYFSSARQRIRDLEELLSSDTNDRWLKDVDDGWDPESLRNEVRQMKP
- the priA gene encoding replication restart helicase PriA, with the protein product MQPLPLTFDFAEETTYFADLILPVPIPRMFTYRVPRDMVERLKVGARVIVPFGKNRVYTAVVGRIHHQPPSNYQAKYILELLDEYPLVTTYQLELFSWMAEYYLCNIGEVLNVALPSGLKITSQSKVQYNPDFDYPELLTEGEGRLLDELKKHSALSYEELGRLVGETNVPTTIKSLVGKRAVIVFDEVREKYVPKMVRKVRLTERYETREQVLALINALEKSPKQQEVVMKYLSYVPVQNNPILNRKGLDKTVLNQDDEVSQSSLQTLIKNQVFETYEVIVPRFGDDDLPNVEVKLTDVQQRACNQVLSQFNEKDIVLLHGITGSGKTEVYINLIQTALESGSQVLYLLPEIALTTQIVVRLKKVFGDKLGIYHSKFSDNERVEVWKGIVDGQYQFVVGVRSAVFLPFDNLGLIIVDEEHETSYKQHDPAPRYHARDVAMMIAHWQKAKVLLGSATPSIESYYHAQQGRYGLVELLERYGDAMLPDIVLVNTRVERQQKKMKNEFSSVLLDHLQHNLERKEQSILFQNRRGYSPYLQCEDCEWTSRCPNCDVSLTYHMRAAELRCHYCGHHDPVPKSCPACGSFKVRTIGFGTEKLEDQLQIVFPEAQIQRMDLDTTRAKNAYQQIISEFEGGNVDILVGTQMISKGLDFGNVSLVGIFDADRMIHYPEFRAVERAFQMITQVSGRAGRRADRRGKVLIQTTNPQQAVLLKVMENDYRGLFEEEIIERQNFNYPPFSRLIKLTVRHAEQNISQQAAQRLVDQLTEKLGEARVLGPEVPLVERIRNQFLYTILIKLERSISPKAAKAFILEKINELLSDKGLKAVTIVADVDCL